DNA from Luoshenia tenuis:
CAGCAGGGCTGGTGGGTGTGCTCAGTGGCCCCGCCCGCGCATTGGCCGTTGCGCTTAATGCGATCCGCGAGCAAAAAGAACAGGCGTAAGTTAAGCGCCTCAAGTTACGCGTAAAGCGAATCAAAAAATTTGGAGGTAAATTCAAATGACTCGTGCTGAAATTATCGAAGCCATTAAGGAAATGAACGTTCTGGAGCTCTCTGAGATGGTCAAAGAGCTGGAAGAGATCTTTGGCGTTAGCGCTGCTGCCCCCGTGGCCGTGGCTGCTGCTCCCGCTGCCGCCGGCGATGCTCCCGCTGCTGAGGAGAAGACCGAGTTTGACGTTGTGCTCAAAGAAGTGGGTTCTGAGAAGATCAAAGTTATCAAGGCTGTGCGTGAGCTGACCGGCCTGGGCCTGAAAGAGGCGAAGGAAGCGGTTGACGGCGCGCCCAAGACCCTGAAAGAGGGCGTTTCCAAAGAGGATGCCGAGAAGATCAAGGCGACCTTTGCCGAGGTTGGCGCCACCATCGAGATCAAATAAGAAACCAGGGTTTCTTAAAAGGCTCCGCGCATGCGGAGCCTTTTTATATTACATGAGGCCAAAGTTACCCGTGGGGAGGCCAAGCAGAAATTTGCACCGAGCTAGGGGAGAATGTGGGAGAGCAAGGGTGAAAATCGGCAAATATGAAAATAAAGTTGTGTTTTATCCGTATAAATGCAGGAATTTGATGCAAGTTTGTTGTATTAATATAACGTGATGGCGCTGCCGGACGAGATGGACAGTAAGGGGCGGTATGAATGTTGTTGCGTACAGAACAGGAACGCCGGGAGGCAGAGCTGCTCGCGCCCTGGGCTGCAAAAGCGGCGCAGACCCGTGGCAGAGAAAGGGCGATTACTCCCTGTGAGATCCGCACCGAGTTTCAGCGGGATCGAGATCGAATCTTGCATTGCAAGAGTTTCCGCCGCCTGAAGCATAAGACGCAGATGTTTCTATCTCCGGAAGGGGATCACTACCGCACGCGGCTGACGCATACCCTTGAGGTTTCTCAAATCGCCAGGACAATCACCCGGGCCTTGAACCTGAACGAGGATTTGGCCGAGGCGATCGCTCTGGGACATGACTTGGGGCATACGCCCTTTGGACACAGCGGCGAGCGGGCGCTGCGCAAGGTGATGCCCAATGGCTTTGAGCATAATGAGCAGAGCCTGCGCGTGGTGGATTTTATCGAGCGCGACGGCGAAGGGCTGAATTTGACTTGGGAGGTGCGCGATGGCATCGCCCACCATTCGGGGCCTGTGGAGCCACAGACGCTGGAAGGCAAGGCCGTGCATCTGGCGGACCGGATCGCCTATATCAACCACGACATAGACGATGCGATGCGGGCGGGTATGCTTCGCCAGGAGGATCTGCCGCAAAACTGTTTGGTGATACTAGGCAAGACCCATGGACAGCGCATCAACACCATGATTTTGGATATTATCCGCCATAGCGGCGGACGCGAGGCAGTGGAGATGTCGCCCAGGATCGGCAAGGCGACGGATGAATTACGGAGCTTTATGTTTAAAGAGGTTTACCATCGCTCCATCGATCCGGCGCAGGAAGCGCGCGCAGAGCACGTGATGATCGCGCTGTACCAGCACTTTGCAGCCCACCCGGAGGCGCTGCCGGGCGAGATGCAGGCGCGCATTGGTCGCTTTGATTTAAGCTGCGTGGTAGGGGATTATGTGGCGGGAATGACGGACCGCTTTGCCGTAAGAACGTATGCGGATCTATACATCCCCACGGCCTGGCATGTTTTGGATAGCGAATGATTCTTATAAAAATAAAGGGTTTTGGCGAAAGATGTCGAATAAAACCCATTCGGCCCCTATGCGTGGATGGGGCAGTTAGGTGATGGATAAATGGCAACTTATTTCCCGGAGCAATGGTTAAATGAACTGCGCAGCCGCAATGATATTGTGTCTGTAGTTTCACAGTATGTGCCATTGCAGGCAAAGGGACGCCGTTATTGGGGGTGTTGCCCGTTCCATTCGGAAAAAACGCCCTCGTTTAGCGTCAACCCTGAGATGCAGATGTACTATTGCTTTGGCTGCAAGGCGGCCGGCAATGTGATCGGCTTTATCATGGCTGCAGAGCGGCTGGATTTTTTTGACGCCGTAAAGCTGTTGGCCGAGCGGGTGAACATGCCTTTGCCGGAAATGGACGAGCGTGGCCGGCAGGATTACCAGAGAGAGCGGGTTTTAAAGGATCAGCTTTACGAGGTCAACCTGATGGCCGCTCAGTATTTTAGGGATCAGCTGAATACCCCGGCGGGGAAGCAAGCGCGCGCCTATTTGATCAGGCGGGGCTTGAGCGAGCACACCATCCGGCGCTTTGGGCTGGGTTACGCGCCCGATTCCTGGAACGCTTTGTTAGATTTTGCGACCCAAAAGGGCGTACCCAAAGAACGGCTGGTACAGGCCGGGCTGGCAGTACAATCCAAAGGGCGAACCTATGATGCTTTCCGCAACCGGGTGATCTTTCCCATCATTAATACGATGGGGCGGGTGATCGCCTTTGGCGGGCGGGTGATGGACCAGAGCCTGCCCAAATACCTGAACTCGCCGGAGACGCCGGTGTTCAACAAGCGGCACAACCTATATGGGTTGAACTTTGTAAAGCGCCAGCATAAGCCGGAGCAGCTCTTTGTGATGGAGGGCTATATGGATGTAGTATCCGTAGCGCAGCAAGGCGTGATGGGCGCGGTGGCTTCGCTGGGTACCGCGCTGACCAGTGAGCAGGCAAGGCTGCTTAAACGATATGTGGATCGGGTGATCCTCAGTTACGATGGCGATTCTGCCGGGCAGAACGCGGCGCTTCGGGGCTTGGACATACTCCATAAAGAAGGGCTGGAGGTGCGGGTGCTCCCGTTGCCCGAGGGCATGGACCCGGATGAATATATTCGCAAATTTGGCAAGGACGCCTGGGACAAGCTGGCGCAGGATGCGCTGACGCTGCCCGCTTTTAAAATGAAGATCGCCGCAAATCGGCAGGACCTTTCTACCCTGGATGGGCGCACAAAATACGCCATCGCCGCCGCAAAAATCATCGCGGCCGTGGAAAATGCGGTGGAACAGGAGATTTATTTAAAGCGCTTACAGGTGGAAACGGGTTTTTCAATGGAAAGCCTGAAGGCACAGGTAGATGGAAGCGGCGCGGAACTAACCCCCAGGCATAACGTAGAACGTACCCGGAATACTAAGGATGACGCGCAAACCGAGATGAACCCGGAGACGCGGGCCGGCTGGTCGCTTTTGGCCAACCTGGCATCAAACGGCGAGGACCTGGCCTGGGTGTATGAACAACTGGAGCCCCAGGCACTGGCAGATGAAACGCAGCAGATGCTGTATCAAAAATTGCGCACCACAGCAAAAGAAGGCGGAAACCTTGCGCCTTCGGATCTGTTAGACGAGATAGAGGATAGCGAGAAAAAGGCGCTGGCAGCCAGAATGCTGGCTGGGGAACAGGCGCCCGAGCAGATGACGAAATATGTGCAGGACTTGGTCTGGGAGATAAAAAGCCAGGCCGTGGAACGGAAGATCAGCCAACTGCAAAGCCAACTGAAACAAAGCGGCCTTGATGCGGAAACCCGCAGCGAGCTGCTGCGGGAGATACAGGCGCTGATCGTCGCGCGGCAAAGCGGCCGCCGCCACAGTTAAGGGAGGCGAGTGTTTGAAAAACAATCAGGAACAAAAGGAAAAGATCAAAGCACTGCTCGAGTTGGGCAAGAAAAAGGGTAATCTCACCTATAAAGAGATTATGGACACCCTGGAGGATATCGAGCTGAGCCCCGAGCAGATTGAAAAGATTTACGCCACGCTGGAGAGCATGTCAGTGGAGGTGATCCGCGACGCTTCGGCTGGCGATATCGACCTGAGCGAGGCGGCGGAGGACGAGCCTACCACCGAGGAAAAGCTGGACCTGAGCGTGCCGGAGGGCGTGAGCATAGACGACCCGGTGCGGATGTACCTAAAAGAGATCGGCAAAGTGCCTCTGCTAACAGCGGAGCAGGAGATTGATATTGCCAAGCGCATGGAGCAGGGCGACGAGGAGGCCAAGCGGCTTTTGGCGGAGGCTAACCTGCGCTTGGTGGTCAGCATCGCTAAGCGGTATGTGGGCCGCGGCATGCTGTTTTTGGATCTGATCCAGGAGGGTAACCTGGGGCTGATCAAGGCGGTGGAGAAATTCGATTATCGCCGGGGTTATAAATTCAGCACGTATGCCACCTGGTGGATCCGCCAGGCCATTACCCGCGCCATTGCGGACCAGGCCAGGACGATCCGCATCCCGGTGCATATGGTGGAGACCAT
Protein-coding regions in this window:
- the rplL gene encoding 50S ribosomal protein L7/L12; this translates as MTRAEIIEAIKEMNVLELSEMVKELEEIFGVSAAAPVAVAAAPAAAGDAPAAEEKTEFDVVLKEVGSEKIKVIKAVRELTGLGLKEAKEAVDGAPKTLKEGVSKEDAEKIKATFAEVGATIEIK
- a CDS encoding deoxyguanosinetriphosphate triphosphohydrolase, which produces MLLRTEQERREAELLAPWAAKAAQTRGRERAITPCEIRTEFQRDRDRILHCKSFRRLKHKTQMFLSPEGDHYRTRLTHTLEVSQIARTITRALNLNEDLAEAIALGHDLGHTPFGHSGERALRKVMPNGFEHNEQSLRVVDFIERDGEGLNLTWEVRDGIAHHSGPVEPQTLEGKAVHLADRIAYINHDIDDAMRAGMLRQEDLPQNCLVILGKTHGQRINTMILDIIRHSGGREAVEMSPRIGKATDELRSFMFKEVYHRSIDPAQEARAEHVMIALYQHFAAHPEALPGEMQARIGRFDLSCVVGDYVAGMTDRFAVRTYADLYIPTAWHVLDSE
- the dnaG gene encoding DNA primase, whose product is MATYFPEQWLNELRSRNDIVSVVSQYVPLQAKGRRYWGCCPFHSEKTPSFSVNPEMQMYYCFGCKAAGNVIGFIMAAERLDFFDAVKLLAERVNMPLPEMDERGRQDYQRERVLKDQLYEVNLMAAQYFRDQLNTPAGKQARAYLIRRGLSEHTIRRFGLGYAPDSWNALLDFATQKGVPKERLVQAGLAVQSKGRTYDAFRNRVIFPIINTMGRVIAFGGRVMDQSLPKYLNSPETPVFNKRHNLYGLNFVKRQHKPEQLFVMEGYMDVVSVAQQGVMGAVASLGTALTSEQARLLKRYVDRVILSYDGDSAGQNAALRGLDILHKEGLEVRVLPLPEGMDPDEYIRKFGKDAWDKLAQDALTLPAFKMKIAANRQDLSTLDGRTKYAIAAAKIIAAVENAVEQEIYLKRLQVETGFSMESLKAQVDGSGAELTPRHNVERTRNTKDDAQTEMNPETRAGWSLLANLASNGEDLAWVYEQLEPQALADETQQMLYQKLRTTAKEGGNLAPSDLLDEIEDSEKKALAARMLAGEQAPEQMTKYVQDLVWEIKSQAVERKISQLQSQLKQSGLDAETRSELLREIQALIVARQSGRRHS
- the rpoD gene encoding RNA polymerase sigma factor RpoD → MKNNQEQKEKIKALLELGKKKGNLTYKEIMDTLEDIELSPEQIEKIYATLESMSVEVIRDASAGDIDLSEAAEDEPTTEEKLDLSVPEGVSIDDPVRMYLKEIGKVPLLTAEQEIDIAKRMEQGDEEAKRLLAEANLRLVVSIAKRYVGRGMLFLDLIQEGNLGLIKAVEKFDYRRGYKFSTYATWWIRQAITRAIADQARTIRIPVHMVETINKLIRVSRQLLQEYGRDPQPAEIAKEMGIPEEKVLEIIKIAQEPVSLETPIGEEEDSHLGDFIPDDDALAPAEAAAFSLFKEQLMDVLDSLTPREEKVLRLRFGLDDGRARTLEEVGKEFNVTRERIRQIEAKALRKLRHPSRSKKLKDFLD